One genomic region from Synergistota bacterium encodes:
- the cmr1 gene encoding type III-B CRISPR module RAMP protein Cmr1, whose product MILRFKVITPLWTGDIDRISEMLQSTGIIGALRWWAEAILRSIGKLACDPTTDEKCPKEDKNSGKKYYCPACLIFGATGMRRAFRLTVSGGENVFSGGVLNIKPSGRNRGWYLGGGIVGEIEMKIIPLDKDFDESLVLLPFIIASEWGGIGAKNQHGYGVVEIDSCPEIDFDRFREAIEKITDRERLFKLGIELRHGNNNDLPDLREMFFAKVRFETKDSWWKKVDGIAPRLRDNYHGCINDMRIKKWVNSDSVPITPALKNWLGYGNGAGLWKTTNQNQSREIENRLFGTTKTERKASKINISCAYPVNRNLWEFRIWGWIPHNAFPAGFNRDSFLNNLKRALSGNGFITVPWNRLLGSQTRNHKLKVWREFNSSRDTVRSNESDIGNYIQSLLGGV is encoded by the coding sequence ATGATTCTTAGGTTTAAGGTAATAACTCCTTTATGGACGGGGGATATCGATCGGATAAGTGAGATGCTTCAATCAACGGGTATTATAGGCGCTTTGAGATGGTGGGCCGAAGCAATATTAAGGAGCATAGGTAAGCTTGCTTGTGATCCAACAACTGATGAGAAATGTCCTAAGGAGGATAAAAATAGTGGTAAAAAATATTACTGTCCTGCGTGTTTAATTTTTGGAGCTACGGGAATGAGAAGGGCATTTAGACTAACTGTGAGTGGAGGGGAAAATGTTTTCTCTGGAGGGGTATTAAACATTAAGCCATCAGGAAGAAATAGAGGATGGTATTTGGGAGGTGGAATTGTGGGAGAAATAGAAATGAAAATAATTCCTTTAGATAAGGATTTTGATGAAAGTCTCGTTTTACTACCTTTTATCATTGCATCAGAATGGGGAGGAATCGGAGCAAAAAACCAGCATGGATATGGTGTTGTTGAAATAGATAGTTGTCCAGAGATTGATTTTGATAGATTTAGGGAGGCGATTGAAAAAATCACAGACCGAGAAAGACTTTTCAAGTTAGGGATAGAATTAAGGCATGGAAATAATAACGATCTTCCAGATCTTAGAGAAATGTTTTTTGCCAAGGTCCGGTTTGAAACTAAAGATAGTTGGTGGAAAAAAGTAGATGGGATTGCACCACGATTACGAGATAATTATCATGGGTGCATCAATGATATGAGAATAAAGAAGTGGGTAAACTCAGATTCTGTCCCAATCACTCCAGCACTAAAGAATTGGCTGGGGTATGGTAATGGAGCGGGGTTGTGGAAAACTACTAACCAAAACCAAAGTAGAGAGATAGAAAACCGGTTATTCGGGACGACTAAGACCGAGAGAAAGGCGTCGAAAATCAATATTTCCTGTGCCTATCCTGTTAATAGAAATCTTTGGGAGTTTAGAATCTGGGGATGGATTCCCCACAATGCTTTCCCTGCAGGTTTTAATAGAGACAGTTTTCTGAATAATTTAAAAAGAGCGCTAAGTGGCAATGGATTTATAACGGTTCCTTGGAATAGGCTCTTAGGCAGCCAAACGAGGAATCACAAGCTCAAAGTATGGCGGGAGTTTAATTCATCAAGGGACACTGTAAGATCGAATGAAAGTGATATTGGCAATTATATTCAAAGCCTTTTGGGAGGAGTGTAA
- the cas2 gene encoding CRISPR-associated endonuclease Cas2 yields MSKKSFYVISYDISDDKKRNAMAKLLERYGKRVQKSVFECLVDEKTYLEIKRRASLIIDMETDSVRFYQLCRRCINMIEYIGTGFVSEEEEIDIV; encoded by the coding sequence ATGAGTAAAAAGAGCTTTTATGTAATATCTTATGACATAAGCGATGACAAGAAAAGAAACGCGATGGCAAAACTTCTTGAAAGATATGGGAAAAGGGTTCAGAAAAGCGTTTTTGAATGCCTCGTGGATGAGAAGACTTACCTCGAGATAAAAAGAAGGGCTTCCTTAATAATCGATATGGAGACAGATTCCGTCAGATTTTATCAATTGTGTAGAAGATGTATAAACATGATAGAATATATAGGAACGGGCTTCGTGTCAGAAGAGGAGGAAATTGATATAGTATGA